One genomic window of Novosphingobium aureum includes the following:
- a CDS encoding FAD-dependent oxidoreductase, whose protein sequence is MSVDFEFTVPVLVVGGGACGCIAALSAAHAGADVLLIEQDVRPMGSTGMSQGLICAAGTRAQAEAGIEDDAERYYADIIAKTKGETDPVLARAIAENAGPTVDWMVAELDMPWSLDKGFRPAYGNSTYRVHGWHGHTGQDMVDLLHRRLDDNGVDVMTGANLVEVHADDEGRVRGVTLERPDGSHEQVGCEALVLACGGFAANHEMVARHMPEMAGARNNGHEASQGIAVRVGEQLGAALGDMGAYQGYAMLTEPQGIPVPPGVPVAGGVLVNLEGKRFTDETADIAGMVHPVLQQSGDHVWVVYDARIESEVAYVPEIQQLNALNAAKRGNGPEELAGVIGVPAAALAATLADAAAAQAGGVPDALGRIWGEDLPPSGELRALKVVGAIFHTQGGLQIDGHARVLRPDGTALPNLFAGGGAARSVSGPAHWGYLPAMGLATAVTFGRLAGLAAAQVAGRVPAPT, encoded by the coding sequence GTGAGCGTGGACTTCGAATTCACCGTCCCCGTGCTGGTCGTCGGCGGCGGCGCCTGTGGCTGCATTGCCGCGCTCTCTGCCGCGCATGCCGGAGCAGACGTGCTGCTGATCGAGCAGGACGTGCGCCCGATGGGCTCGACCGGCATGTCGCAGGGGCTGATCTGCGCCGCGGGTACCCGCGCGCAGGCCGAGGCCGGGATCGAGGACGATGCCGAACGCTACTACGCCGACATCATCGCCAAGACCAAGGGCGAGACCGATCCGGTTCTTGCCCGCGCGATTGCCGAGAACGCGGGACCGACGGTTGACTGGATGGTCGCCGAGCTCGACATGCCGTGGTCGCTCGACAAGGGGTTTCGCCCTGCCTACGGCAACAGCACCTATCGGGTCCATGGCTGGCACGGTCATACCGGGCAGGACATGGTCGACCTCTTGCATCGCCGCCTCGACGACAACGGCGTCGACGTGATGACCGGTGCCAATCTGGTCGAGGTCCACGCCGATGACGAGGGGCGCGTTCGCGGTGTCACGCTCGAGCGGCCCGACGGCTCGCACGAGCAGGTCGGCTGCGAGGCTCTGGTGCTGGCCTGCGGCGGGTTCGCCGCGAACCACGAGATGGTTGCAAGGCACATGCCCGAGATGGCCGGCGCACGAAACAACGGGCACGAGGCAAGCCAGGGCATCGCAGTGCGTGTGGGCGAACAGCTCGGCGCGGCACTGGGCGACATGGGCGCCTATCAGGGCTATGCCATGCTCACCGAACCGCAGGGCATCCCGGTTCCGCCCGGAGTGCCGGTCGCCGGCGGCGTACTGGTCAACCTCGAAGGCAAGCGCTTTACCGACGAGACCGCCGACATCGCAGGGATGGTCCATCCGGTCCTGCAGCAATCGGGCGATCACGTCTGGGTCGTCTATGACGCGCGGATTGAGAGCGAAGTCGCCTACGTTCCCGAAATCCAGCAACTGAACGCGCTCAACGCTGCAAAGCGCGGCAACGGACCCGAAGAGCTTGCAGGCGTTATCGGCGTTCCTGCCGCTGCCCTTGCCGCAACGCTGGCCGATGCTGCTGCCGCACAGGCAGGCGGCGTACCCGATGCCTTGGGTCGCATCTGGGGCGAGGATCTCCCGCCCTCGGGCGAACTGCGCGCGCTCAAGGTCGTGGGTGCGATCTTCCATACGCAAGGCGGCCTGCAGATCGATGGCCATGCGCGCGTGCTGCGCCCCGACGGGACCGCACTGCCCAATCTCTTCGCAGGTGGCGGCGCCGCCCGCTCGGTCTCGGGTCCCGCCCACTGGGGCTACCTGCCCGCGATGGGGCTTGCCACTGCGGTAACCTTCGGCCGGCTCGCAGGCCTCGCCGCCGCGCAAGTCGCCGGGCGGGTTCCCGCACCGACCTGA
- a CDS encoding FAD-binding oxidoreductase: MSDAATLTAIAPCPSDLRASFEAIVGAEHVSTDEARLRLLSEDIWSRGEHVAMLAVAPGSSAELAAVVKAAHEAGIALAPRGAGMSYTGSYLPATDNTVTIDTTRMDKVLRISPEDMTVTVEAGCTWLALNEALKEHGLRTPFWGPMSGIYSTIGGGLSQLNAMFGAGHHGTSSESVIALKMIMADGRTFTTGARGPDGDSPFYRHFGPDLVGLFCGDSGTMGIKAEITMRLMRLPQFEQSASFSFKTGPAMLEALGEMTRAGIAAESCGFDPGLTKVRMKRMSMASDVKTLGKVISKEKSIGKGLLAAAKIAMGGRNFIPEEEYPLHITAEGRCKEAVAADIATAREIAAKFDGIEIENSIAKIIRAMPFPAPNSILGPEGESWIPVHGQFSLSTAPKAFAEIRAYFDEMEAAFDANGISCGFLISSMSTNAIIIEPVMFWPEGYRPIHESMIEPDHMKRLKQLGAHPEATRIVSEARDKVKEIARKYGAGHFQIGRSYAYRDRQDPAFLAVLDAVKQVMDPKALFNPGGLGFPGQEN; this comes from the coding sequence ATGTCCGACGCTGCTACTCTTACCGCGATTGCCCCTTGCCCCTCCGATCTTCGCGCCAGCTTCGAAGCGATCGTCGGTGCCGAGCACGTAAGCACCGACGAGGCGCGCCTGCGCCTGCTCAGCGAGGACATCTGGTCGCGCGGCGAGCACGTCGCGATGCTTGCCGTTGCCCCCGGCTCGAGCGCCGAGCTCGCCGCAGTGGTCAAGGCCGCGCACGAGGCCGGGATCGCCCTCGCCCCACGCGGCGCCGGGATGAGCTATACAGGCTCCTACCTCCCTGCGACCGACAACACCGTCACCATCGACACCACCCGCATGGACAAGGTCCTGCGCATCAGCCCCGAGGACATGACCGTCACGGTGGAGGCCGGCTGCACCTGGCTCGCGCTTAACGAAGCGCTCAAGGAGCACGGCCTGCGCACCCCGTTCTGGGGCCCGATGTCCGGCATCTACTCGACCATCGGCGGGGGCCTCTCGCAGCTCAACGCGATGTTCGGTGCAGGCCACCATGGCACCTCGAGCGAGAGCGTTATCGCGCTCAAGATGATCATGGCCGATGGCCGCACCTTCACCACCGGTGCGCGCGGCCCCGACGGTGACAGCCCGTTCTATCGTCACTTCGGCCCCGATCTCGTGGGCCTGTTCTGCGGCGACTCCGGCACCATGGGGATCAAGGCCGAGATCACCATGCGCCTCATGCGCCTGCCCCAGTTCGAACAATCGGCCTCGTTCTCGTTCAAGACCGGCCCGGCCATGCTCGAGGCGCTGGGCGAGATGACGCGCGCAGGTATCGCTGCGGAAAGCTGCGGGTTCGATCCGGGCCTCACCAAGGTGCGCATGAAGCGCATGTCGATGGCGAGCGACGTCAAGACGCTGGGCAAGGTGATCAGCAAGGAGAAGTCGATCGGCAAGGGGCTGCTGGCCGCAGCAAAGATCGCGATGGGCGGCCGCAACTTCATTCCCGAGGAGGAATATCCGCTTCACATCACCGCCGAGGGTCGCTGCAAGGAAGCGGTCGCGGCCGACATCGCCACTGCACGCGAGATTGCTGCGAAGTTCGACGGCATCGAGATCGAGAACTCCATCGCCAAGATCATCCGCGCCATGCCCTTCCCTGCGCCCAATTCGATCCTCGGTCCCGAGGGAGAGAGCTGGATCCCGGTCCACGGCCAGTTCTCGCTTTCGACCGCACCCAAGGCCTTCGCCGAGATCCGCGCCTACTTCGACGAGATGGAAGCCGCATTCGATGCCAACGGCATTTCCTGCGGCTTCCTGATCTCCTCGATGTCGACCAACGCGATCATCATCGAACCGGTCATGTTCTGGCCCGAGGGCTATCGCCCGATCCACGAATCGATGATCGAGCCCGACCACATGAAGCGCCTCAAGCAGCTTGGTGCGCATCCCGAGGCGACCCGCATCGTCAGCGAAGCCCGCGACAAGGTGAAGGAGATTGCGCGCAAGTACGGTGCGGGCCACTTCCAGATCGGGCGCTCCTATGCCTATCGCGACCGCCAGGACCCGGCCTTCCTCGCCGTGCTCGACGCGGTCAAGCAGGTGATGGACCCGAAGGCACTGTTCAATCCCGGCGGCCTCGGCTTCCCCGGACAAGAGAACTGA
- a CDS encoding zinc-binding dehydrogenase: MSEAETYRAIRLERIAPSFREGCEIVKLPRLAPGPGEIRVRNLHCGVNGIFDTQIARDAVDYVKIALPTFTGVEAIGVVEEVGEGVTGFVPGDAAVSVRFTGGYREENTAPESAFVKVPEATREYLALSSTGVSAHVALYHIGALRPGETVAISAAAGGLGHFLVQLAVLRGCRVVAVAGGPEKCAFVKSLGAERVIDYKSEDVAQVLDAEYRDALDVAVDTVSGSIYDAFLANLANHGRLVVGGAASDLEGKPEIVNAPRIAHAIYYKSASVRGFMNGLLTEHWPAAREELFSLYQSGKIAVRFDAPDFVGIEGVFDAVERLLSGRSSGKVVVDLAAPPSSNPE, translated from the coding sequence ATGTCCGAAGCCGAGACCTACCGCGCGATCCGCCTCGAACGGATCGCGCCCAGCTTCCGCGAGGGATGCGAGATCGTCAAGTTGCCCCGCCTCGCGCCGGGCCCGGGCGAGATTCGCGTGCGCAACCTTCATTGCGGCGTGAACGGCATCTTCGACACCCAGATCGCGCGTGACGCAGTCGATTACGTCAAGATCGCCCTGCCCACCTTCACCGGGGTCGAGGCCATCGGCGTGGTCGAGGAAGTCGGCGAAGGCGTCACTGGCTTCGTGCCCGGCGATGCTGCCGTCTCGGTACGGTTCACCGGTGGCTACCGCGAGGAGAACACCGCGCCCGAGAGCGCCTTCGTCAAGGTGCCCGAGGCGACGCGCGAATACCTCGCGCTATCCTCGACCGGTGTTTCGGCACATGTCGCGCTCTACCATATCGGTGCGCTGAGGCCGGGCGAAACCGTGGCGATCTCCGCTGCTGCGGGAGGCCTTGGCCACTTCCTCGTGCAGCTTGCCGTGCTGCGCGGCTGTCGCGTCGTCGCCGTCGCGGGCGGACCGGAAAAGTGTGCCTTCGTGAAGTCGCTCGGCGCCGAGCGGGTGATCGACTACAAGAGCGAGGATGTCGCGCAGGTGCTCGATGCCGAGTACCGCGATGCGCTCGATGTCGCGGTCGATACGGTCAGCGGTTCGATCTACGATGCCTTTCTCGCCAACCTCGCCAATCACGGCAGGCTGGTCGTTGGCGGCGCGGCGTCCGATCTCGAGGGCAAGCCCGAGATCGTCAACGCTCCGCGCATCGCGCACGCCATCTACTACAAGAGCGCATCTGTGCGCGGCTTCATGAACGGGCTGCTCACCGAGCACTGGCCCGCTGCGCGCGAGGAACTGTTTTCTCTCTACCAGTCGGGCAAGATTGCCGTGCGCTTCGACGCGCCGGATTTCGTCGGTATCGAGGGTGTCTTCGACGCGGTCGAGCGCCTGCTCTCGGGCCGCTCGAGCGGCAAGGTCGTCGTCGATCTCGCCGCGCCGCCCAGCAGCAATCCAGAATGA